From one Humulus lupulus chromosome 8, drHumLupu1.1, whole genome shotgun sequence genomic stretch:
- the LOC133796352 gene encoding uncharacterized protein LOC133796352 isoform X1 yields the protein MAACNLGSLYVNISTLDCALRKSGILRLNGLRTWSGKKSLDSAGLRISRVPRKVLNVSTGPSLETLPVLSPENESEEPEISGLRSHVVPNSDEVEYLLTRICDTTSVAEFELKLSGFYLHVTRDLAENPSSPSSEIYAPTSEYRVAEVPELNESTSAPSLALTKPETYSQNIQTFVNRAPDEGLVIIQSPRVGFFRRSRTIKGKRAPPPCKEKQTVKEGQVICYIEQLGGELPIESDVSGEVIKILRQDGDPVGYNDALIAILPSFPGIKKLQ from the exons ATGGCTGCCT GTAATTTAGGTTCCTTATATGTTAACATATCAACCTTGGACTGTGCTTTAAGAAAGAGTGGGATTTTAAGATTAAATGGCTTAAGAACTTGGAGTGGGAAAAAATCACTAGATTCTGCAGGTTTGAGAATATCAAGAGTGCCAAGAAAAGTTTTAAACGTGAGCACTGGTCCATCACTGGAGACCCTGC CCGTTTTAAGTCCAGAAAATGAGTCTGAAGAGCCTGAGATTTCTGGTTTAAGAAGCCACGTCGTTCCAAACTCTGACGAG GTAGAATATCTGCTCACAAGAATATGTGACACGACTTCAGTTGCAGAGTTTGAACTAAAG CTCAGTGGATTCTATTTACATGTGACGAGGGACTTGGCTGAAAATCCCAGCAGTCCATCCTCAGAAATTTATGCTCCTACCAGCGAATATAGAGTTGCTGAAGTTCCTGAGTTAAATGAGTCTACTTCTGCACCATCTTTGGCTTTAACTAAGCCAGAAACTTATTCACAGAATATTCAGACATTTGTAAATAGAGCCCCAGATGAGGGCTTGGTGATAATTCAGTCTCCGAGA GTGGGGTTTTTCAGGAGATCTCGAACTATAAAAGGGAAGCGTGCCCCGCCGCCATGTAAAGAG AAGCAAACAGTGAAGGAGGGTCAAGTGATTTGCTACATAGAACAGCTTGGCGGGGAGCTACCGATTGAG TCTGATGTTTCTGGAGAGGTAATCAAGATACTACGACAGGATGGCG ATCCTGTTGGATATAATGATGCCCTCATTGCGATTCTCCCTTCATTTCCTGGGATAAAGAAGCTTCAGTAG
- the LOC133796352 gene encoding uncharacterized protein LOC133796352 isoform X2 — protein sequence MAACNLGSLYVNISTLDCALRKSGILRLNGLRTWSGKKSLDSAGLRISRVPRKVLNVSTGPSLETLPVLSPENESEEPEISGLRSHVVPNSDEVEYLLTRICDTTSVAEFELKVGFFRRSRTIKGKRAPPPCKEKQTVKEGQVICYIEQLGGELPIESDVSGEVIKILRQDGDPVGYNDALIAILPSFPGIKKLQ from the exons ATGGCTGCCT GTAATTTAGGTTCCTTATATGTTAACATATCAACCTTGGACTGTGCTTTAAGAAAGAGTGGGATTTTAAGATTAAATGGCTTAAGAACTTGGAGTGGGAAAAAATCACTAGATTCTGCAGGTTTGAGAATATCAAGAGTGCCAAGAAAAGTTTTAAACGTGAGCACTGGTCCATCACTGGAGACCCTGC CCGTTTTAAGTCCAGAAAATGAGTCTGAAGAGCCTGAGATTTCTGGTTTAAGAAGCCACGTCGTTCCAAACTCTGACGAG GTAGAATATCTGCTCACAAGAATATGTGACACGACTTCAGTTGCAGAGTTTGAACTAAAG GTGGGGTTTTTCAGGAGATCTCGAACTATAAAAGGGAAGCGTGCCCCGCCGCCATGTAAAGAG AAGCAAACAGTGAAGGAGGGTCAAGTGATTTGCTACATAGAACAGCTTGGCGGGGAGCTACCGATTGAG TCTGATGTTTCTGGAGAGGTAATCAAGATACTACGACAGGATGGCG ATCCTGTTGGATATAATGATGCCCTCATTGCGATTCTCCCTTCATTTCCTGGGATAAAGAAGCTTCAGTAG